The proteins below are encoded in one region of Peribacillus muralis:
- a CDS encoding molybdopterin molybdotransferase MoeA gives MVESRKPISIAQAVNKVMEYKLAGQVEWVSLEESQHRFLAQDITATHDVPHFNRSPYDGFALRSKDTIEASVHGPLKFEVVEELAAGMVSTVPVQQNQAVRIMTGAQMPAGCDAVIMLELTKELDIDGRKYISFKRSLKEGENVSFQGEDARLGDILVKKGAYINPGIIGLLATFGYAEVPVAVKPVIGLFATGSELLDANEPLQPGKIRNSNSPAISAQIRRAGGEVRYYGKLKDEFETTYTAISKALEEVDLLITTGGVSVGDFDLLPDVYQKLGADVLFNKVAMRPGSVTTVAVYQNKFLFGLSGNPSACYVGFELFARPIIRTMLFSEQPHLRKETAQLAKDVLKPNPFTRLLRTQLYYESSQLKVTPSGVDKSNITTSLAGANSLTVLPGGTRNFRSGDTVDILLLEDQQGSKCPW, from the coding sequence ATGGTGGAAAGTAGGAAGCCGATCAGTATTGCACAAGCAGTTAATAAAGTGATGGAATATAAATTAGCGGGACAAGTGGAATGGGTCTCATTGGAAGAAAGCCAGCATCGTTTTTTGGCACAAGATATTACTGCTACACATGATGTTCCTCATTTTAACCGCTCGCCGTATGATGGATTCGCTCTCAGGTCAAAGGATACCATCGAAGCTTCCGTACATGGCCCTCTCAAGTTTGAGGTGGTGGAAGAGTTGGCTGCAGGGATGGTATCGACCGTTCCCGTTCAACAAAACCAGGCGGTAAGGATCATGACCGGGGCACAGATGCCAGCTGGATGCGATGCCGTGATCATGCTCGAGCTTACTAAGGAATTGGACATCGACGGAAGGAAATACATATCATTTAAACGCTCCCTCAAAGAAGGGGAAAATGTGTCCTTCCAAGGGGAGGATGCACGACTTGGGGATATCCTCGTAAAAAAAGGGGCATATATCAATCCGGGAATCATTGGTTTACTTGCAACTTTCGGTTATGCAGAAGTCCCCGTGGCCGTGAAGCCTGTCATTGGATTATTCGCTACAGGTTCGGAACTTCTCGATGCTAATGAACCTTTGCAGCCAGGGAAAATCCGAAATAGCAACTCGCCTGCCATCTCCGCCCAAATTCGCAGGGCTGGAGGAGAAGTCCGTTACTATGGAAAGCTTAAGGATGAGTTTGAAACGACCTACACTGCCATCTCAAAGGCCTTGGAGGAAGTTGATTTGCTCATCACGACTGGCGGCGTATCCGTCGGTGACTTTGACCTCCTTCCTGATGTTTATCAAAAACTTGGAGCGGATGTGTTATTCAACAAGGTGGCCATGCGCCCCGGAAGCGTTACGACTGTAGCCGTTTATCAAAATAAATTTTTATTTGGCTTATCGGGTAATCCATCTGCCTGTTATGTTGGTTTTGAACTTTTTGCGAGACCGATCATCCGGACGATGCTTTTTTCCGAACAGCCGCATTTACGCAAAGAAACAGCTCAACTGGCAAAGGATGTCTTAAAGCCCAACCCATTCACACGTTTGCTTAGAACACAATTATATTACGAATCAAGCCAGTTGAAGGTAACTCCAAGCGGTGTGGATAAATCCAATATTACAACAAGCCTGGCTGGTGCCAATTCACTGACCGTCCTACCTGGGGGGACACGTAATTTCCGCTCGGGAGACACTGTGGATATCCTGTTGCTTGAAGACCAGCAAGGAAGTAAGTGCCCGTGGTGA
- a CDS encoding DUF1128 domain-containing protein — translation MDLTQNTAESVEFMVEAIKDKLKVMNFGAIKSTHFDIDMYEELHDIYRMVMKKTNFSVREMEAIAEELGKLRNK, via the coding sequence ATGGATTTAACTCAAAACACGGCCGAAAGCGTCGAGTTTATGGTGGAAGCAATTAAAGATAAATTAAAAGTGATGAACTTCGGCGCAATCAAATCAACTCATTTTGATATTGATATGTACGAAGAACTGCATGACATTTACCGAATGGTCATGAAGAAAACGAATTTCAGTGTCCGTGAAATGGAAGCGATCGCTGAAGAACTTGGCAAACTGCGCAATAAGTGA
- the mobB gene encoding molybdopterin-guanine dinucleotide biosynthesis protein B — protein sequence MVKPFVFQVAGYQNRGKTTFIKKLMENLRELNVDVAVLKHHGHGGKPDIAKLKDSHNHFHAGAVASLVEGDGTMELLGNFSAGASITELIHLLELFHPDVILIEGYKQEDFPKVILIKEESDLLLLEGLVNVKAAVAWPKCLERTRKQASVPVFPLDSNQFFDWFLEQILGWHNARSIAINKIVEEDQ from the coding sequence GTGGTGAAGCCCTTTGTTTTTCAAGTTGCCGGCTACCAGAATAGAGGCAAGACGACATTCATTAAAAAGCTTATGGAGAATCTTCGCGAATTGAACGTAGACGTGGCTGTACTGAAGCATCATGGTCACGGAGGAAAACCAGATATCGCCAAATTGAAGGATTCACATAATCACTTCCATGCCGGTGCGGTAGCTTCACTTGTTGAAGGCGACGGTACTATGGAATTACTTGGCAACTTCAGCGCTGGCGCTTCAATTACTGAGCTGATTCACTTATTGGAGTTATTTCATCCAGATGTGATTTTAATTGAAGGGTATAAGCAAGAGGACTTTCCTAAAGTCATTTTAATCAAAGAAGAAAGCGACCTGCTTTTACTGGAAGGGCTTGTGAATGTCAAAGCGGCTGTTGCTTGGCCGAAATGTCTCGAACGAACCAGGAAACAGGCTTCCGTCCCCGTCTTCCCTTTGGATTCAAATCAATTCTTTGATTGGTTTTTAGAACAAATTTTAGGCTGGCACAATGCTCGTTCAATTGCTATAAATAAAATTGTAGAAGAAGACCAATGA
- a CDS encoding YihY/virulence factor BrkB family protein, producing MASRKEWLKGSFFKAFIRRLKVDEVTGLAAQLSYFFLLSLFPLLIFLFTLLAYLPFSQEDILNTVRSYAPDDSMKIIENNLSEVMEANGTLLSFGIIGTIWSASNGMNAIIKAFNHAYGVKESRTFFISRVMSILLTLAMIFVFVVVLLLPVFGKQIGVFLFSEIGQSDEFLTIWNQLRWVVSTIVFLIVFTILYWIAPNKRLKCLTILPGAIFATAGWSLVSFLFSFYVDKFGNYSATYGSLGGIIVLMVWFYLSGLIIILGGEINALLSEKKNPNCE from the coding sequence ATGGCCAGTAGAAAGGAATGGCTGAAAGGCTCATTCTTCAAGGCTTTCATAAGACGGTTAAAGGTGGATGAAGTGACGGGATTAGCTGCTCAGCTGTCGTATTTCTTCCTGCTTTCCTTGTTTCCGTTATTAATTTTTTTGTTCACTTTATTGGCCTATCTGCCATTTTCCCAAGAAGATATATTAAATACGGTCCGTTCCTATGCACCTGACGATTCAATGAAAATCATTGAAAACAATCTTTCCGAAGTGATGGAAGCGAACGGTACATTATTGTCGTTTGGTATCATCGGCACGATATGGTCAGCTTCAAATGGGATGAATGCAATCATAAAAGCGTTCAATCATGCGTATGGTGTAAAAGAAAGTCGAACTTTCTTTATTTCCCGGGTAATGTCGATTTTGCTCACTTTAGCGATGATTTTTGTTTTTGTTGTCGTATTGCTGCTTCCGGTATTCGGTAAGCAGATCGGGGTATTCCTGTTTTCTGAAATCGGACAATCCGATGAATTTCTAACAATTTGGAACCAGCTGCGTTGGGTGGTCAGCACGATTGTATTCCTAATCGTGTTCACAATCCTATACTGGATTGCACCGAATAAAAGGTTGAAATGCCTGACCATACTCCCTGGTGCTATCTTTGCAACGGCAGGCTGGAGCCTCGTTTCCTTTTTGTTTTCTTTTTATGTCGATAAGTTCGGTAATTATTCCGCGACATATGGAAGTCTTGGTGGAATAATCGTTCTAATGGTCTGGTTTTATTTATCAGGACTCATCATCATCCTGGGCGGGGAAATAAATGCCCTCCTAAGCGAAAAGAAAAATCCAAATTGTGAATGA